Genomic window (Kwoniella botswanensis chromosome 1, complete sequence):
GGGTCCATATTGGTCTGCTGCAGAGAGGGTAGCCAATGATTGAGGCGTGGGATGACTCGCTGTACTGGTACCGATCTATGGTACCAAGATAATTGGTATGAGCATAAGGGGAAGTTGTCTGGCAATTAGGTGAGGTGCGCACTGACCTTTGCTTTTTGCTTGTTCGCCAGAGAGTGGAGTTTGGGTACTTCcaaacctttcttctctacatGAATTCtcaaaatcagctgacatgCGGTCATTCAGATCAGGAGGCTACTGAGCTTACTCTGAGCGGTCGGCACAGAATACACCTTGCCCTTATGACCTTTCGACTGTTTATCTGGGGAAAACAAATTTTGAGACAATCAATAAGCGGCAAAGGTGAATGAAACTCATTTTGATCGAGTCGGGCTCACTAGCTTTAGGCATTTTTCTCTCTGAGATGGTTCTTGATACCCCTCTACCGTTGACTATATGATCCTTCTCTCGTTGTATGTTATGACTCCCTTGTATGCTGtgattatcatgatcatcaacaacgactgatccatcttcagcatGGTTGTCTTCTCTGAAAAATCAAAAGTGGAGGTCGAGGTAGTGCGGATATCGCCGCCATACTTTACAAGCTGACATCACTCAACCGAGATTTCTAAGCATCCAAGCATCTTCATGGTTCGACTTTGTAAACTGTCTTTTGCCTGACTATTCATCACCGACACTATATATTTGCAGCAAACACCCTTACTCACGGTACATCAACAGCTTTATAATCATCGCCATGTTATTTCAAGCTCTCCGCTCAGCTCGACCTTTAGCCAAAGCTGGACCATCGTTCCGACCAGTGATAGCTCGATCATTCCATGCTACCAGGATAGCAAGAGATCATTTCCTAGATGCTAACGAGGAGGTGAGCTAAGTGGAGTTCGTACAACCGACCGAGCTCATATATCCATTACGCTTCATAGGCATTCAACAAGCGAGCATTGGACGAAGGAAGTACTAAACCAGTTTTAGTCGATTTCTACGCTGAGTGAGTCAACTCAGCTGTGTCAACCTAGTGAACCGCATGAATCCTGGCTGATGATTATCTGGTAGATGGTGTCAGCCATGTCGAGTGCTCACTCCATTACTCAAAAGTCATACTGGTCCTGGGTCATCGTACGATCTGATGACTGTCAATGTGGATGATTACCCAGAATTAGCAGCTAAATTtaaggtgagttagctgGGTCTAGAAGGCAATCGTGCTGCGCAAACAGTTGAAAGAAAGTGATCTTGAGATTGGACTGATGAGATATATTGTAAAACAGGTATCAGCTCTACCGACTGTTGTAGCTTTCAAGAATGGCGCAGTAAAAAACAAATTTGGTGAGCTGCTTTGTTTCGTCTTGTTGGCGGACAGACCGCTGATCCCGTATATAGTTGGATTTAGAGGGGATGCAGATATCAAGAAATTCCTTGGTATGCTTTAGACGGATTGACAATGCATCTTGCATTTGCGATAAGATACACCAAACTTCCCGAAGGATATGCAGGCTACTGATGAGTGACATTAAGTTGGCAACTAACAGCACTCCATGATTTACGATACATCCAGCACGACTGACAGATATCACCATGAAAAATTCCCCTCTTTACACTTTCAGATAATTCTCCTTCGCCCAATCTTTGTtgaccctcttcttccagctcCCCGCATTTTCCCCCAACTTATCAACCCCTCTAGCCAAGTTCTTCCAAtacttttctctcttcttccttctctcatattccttctccaacctTTCGTCCTCATTACCACTCGGTACACAACCACTTATCATCCTATGTATTCTCTGATCCTCGTGTCCATACCAATGCCATTGCGCTCTTTCTTCAGGATCTTCAGGAGGTTCAACTCTCCCACATGATCTAGCAAAATAAGTCGAGTCAAACCATCCTTTACGCAAATCACCATGTTGTTTCTCCAATTCCATTCTTGTCGACCTTGGTACAGTCTTCAAACACATGGCAGAACATTTATGATagtcttcttt
Coding sequences:
- a CDS encoding thioredoxin, which codes for MLFQALRSARPLAKAGPSFRPVIARSFHATRIARDHFLDANEEAFNKRALDEGSTKPVLVDFYAEWCQPCRVLTPLLKSHTGPGSSYDLMTVNVDDYPELAAKFKVSALPTVVAFKNGAVKNKFVGFRGDADIKKFLGML